The genome window CGGATTGCAGCACGAAGGGCAGGATCAATTCGCCCGCGCCAAACTTGTCGCCAACTTCTTTCATGGCGGGGAGCAGGACGTTGTTCAAAGTATGAACAGCAGTTTCATGTTTGGTTGGAAAATCGCCGCGATTAATAATCTCGTCAATATCCGCTTCGACGCCGTCCTTGACGCGGTGCAGGATTTTCCAATGCAGGCGTTGTTCAGGGGTCATGCCCTCGGTCGGGTCAACGAGGGTGGATTCGTTTGAAACAGTCACAGTTTCAAAATGTTCGATGAATCTCTGCAATGCATCTTCGCGGCGGTTGAAGATCAGGTCTTCGCACAGATTGCGCTCTTCGGTGTCGATCTCGGCGTAGGGTTTGACGTGCGCGGCATTGACGATTGCCATGTCCAAGCCAGCCTGCACACAGTAATACAACATGACGGAGTTCAATGGTGGGCGGGCTTGTGGAGCAAGACCAAAGGACAGGTTGCTCACGCCCAGCGAGGTCATCACACCGGGCAATTTCTGTTTAATGAGCCGAATGCCTTCGATGGTTTCCTTGGCGGAGTCTACGAATTCAACGTCGCCCGTGGCGAGGGTGAAAGTTAGGGTATCGAAGACTAAATCTTCGGGTTTGAGTCCGTGGTCATTGACGGCAATGTCGTAAATGCGTTTTGCCACTTCATATTTATTTTGTGCGGTCTTCGCCATGCCGTTCTCATCAATGGTGAGACAGATGACAGCGGCATTATATTTTTTCGCAAGACCAAAAATCTTATCGGCTTTTTCGCGACCTGATTCAAGATGCGTAGAGTTGATGAGACAACGACCAGGCGCAGTTTGCAACGCGATCTCAAGCACGTCCACTTCGGTGGTGTCGATCACAAGCGGAACGTCCACACCCATTTGCAGTTTCTTGATGACCTTGCGCATCTGCTCGCCTTCGTCCGCGCGTTCGGTGACGGCGACAGAAATATCGAGGGCGTGCGCGCCGCCCGCCACCTGTTCACGCGCAATGTCGAGGATGCCGTCGTAATCTTCTTCGAGCAGCAGGCGTTTGAACTTGCGCGATCCCTGCGCGTTGCAGCGCTCGCCCAGCAGGGTGGGAGGAGGATCCTGCCGCATGGCAATCGCTGACATGGCAGAGGCAAGCTGAGGCGCAGATTGAAGCGGTCGCTTGGGAGCAGGAATCTGATTCAGCTTGTCAACAAGCAATTTAAGATGAGCAGGCGTCGTGCCACAGCATCCACCCACAACCGAGATATTGTGCTTGGTCACAAACTCGTACATGTCATTGGCATACGGCTCAGGCTCAAGCGGATACACGGCTTGACCATCCACATTGAGCGGCAGACCTGCGTTGGGGATGCACGAAACAGGCAGCGTGGAATTTTCACCGAGGAAGCGGATCGGCTCGCGCATATGTTCGGGACCCGTGGAGCAGTTGAGACCGATGACATCGATGCCCATGCCTTCGAGGATGGTGAGGGAGGCGTTGATGTTGGTGCCGAGCAACATGCGTCCGGTCGTATCGAGCGTGACTTGAGCCTGAATCGGCAAATAGACATCGGTTTCGCTGAAGGCTTGATGAATGCCCGTGATGGCGGCTTTGACTTCGAGAATGTCCTGCGAGGTTTCGATAAGCAGAAGATCAACGCCGCCTTGAATGAGACCCACCGCCTGTTCGCGGAAAGCATCGATCAGTTCATCGTATTTGACGTTCGAGAGTTCGGGGTCGTTGGTGGACGGCAATTTACCAGACGGTCCAATGGAGCCAGCGACAAAACGCGGCTGCCCTGTCTTCTCACCATATTCATCGGCAAGCCTGCGTGCGAGGCTCGCAGCGGCGACGTTGATCTCGATGATACGGTCTTGCAGTTTGTATTCCGCCAGCGTGAGGCGGTTGGAACGGAAGGTGTCCGTTTCGAGCACGTCCACACCGACTTCGAGAAACGAGCGGTGGACTTTTTCCACGGCTTCAGGATACGAGATGACGAGATAGTCGTTGCATCCGTTGTATTGCTCGCCGCCAAAATGCTCGGCGGTTAGGTTTTGAAGTTGCAGGCTCGTGCCCATCGCGCCATCGAAAACGAGCACTTTCTTTTCGAGGGCATCGAGGTAACGGTGGTTGGTGTATTGTCTTTTCATTAAGTCTCCTAAATTCGATCCAAAGATTGTTCGTTTATTTATTTTGCGACTTTGTGAATGGACGAATTCCCATCACTCCACAAAACTTTTTGCGTAATCCCGCTGATCTTCCAATCTCCATTCAACTTAATCAACTGGAAATTATAAACGCAGTGAGTAATGAATTCTTCCGCCTCCGATTGACGCCAGACGACCATCGAAGCGCGGCAGGTCGCGCTGCCTGAATCGGGAAAGTGAGTTTCGTAATTGCTCGCCAGATGATGTAATTTCAGAGCGTCTAACGCCTCGCGGCGCAATCTGACATAGTCAGCCGCAGTGATCGTCTCGGGTGGCGTACCGCGCAGGTCGGAATAATCCGTGAACACAGATTCGGTCAGGCAGGCTTGCAAGCCGTCCCAATCTTTTACATCGAAACTGGTGGCAAAGCGTGCGATCACCTGCTGGATGTTCAAAATATCTTCGCGCATGTTTTAGATGCCCTTTGGCAAAAACGTCCGCCCCGCTTCGGTCATCTTGCCTTCTTCGATCATCCTGCGGGCGCGTTCGATATTCGTATCTGTCCAGTGTGATTTCTGTCTGCGGCGCGTGAAACGGGTGGCATAACGGTCGCCATCCATACCTTTTTCGAAGCCATCGATCCAGCCGAAACAGATGGCTTCCTCCACCGCATCCGCGTATGGGATGGATGGTTTCTTCGTCACCTTCTTGTATTGGATCAACCAGATCTCTTTGCTGGTCTTGTGATTTGCTTCCAGCCACTCGCGGAATTCCTCACGCGTGGTCACATAAATTGTTTCGCCAATTTCCATATTAGATTCTCCATGTCATTGCGACGACTGGTGGTTGAGTAGACACGAGCAAAGCGAATGTCGCATCGAAACCACTACATTTCAAGTTATTTTCTGCGTTCATGTTAAGTATTGGTTTCGATACGGACGAGAAGAGCACTCGTCCTACTCAACCAACGGTGTACATCATAAACAAAAAACCTCTCACGGAGAGAGGCGACACGCAAGAGCATATCATCTCTCATCTCCCGGATGTACGGACGATATTCATCGTCCGTACATCCGCCGAAATTGGCACCGTGATTAGTTTGGTGGTTTTGTAGTTGCATAGTTTCGTAGTGATTGACTACCAAACTATTTGACTACCCAACCATACAACTACATCGGTTGCCGAGGCTTCATCGGGTCGGTCCCTCAGCCTCTCTGGATGAGTACAGGTTTCCGCGTTTTATATCACGCGGACAGACGAATGTCAAATAAAAATAGTACTTGACTCACCCTGTTTTAACAATTAGACTCACGATTAAGTTTTCCCTTATTTCAAAATGAAAACCGTCACCCCGCTCCACTCCTTCGACAAGATCAAGCTGCTGGCGGACTCCCGCCGCATGGATATTTTGCGCCTGTTGATGGCATCTCCCGCCACGCTCACGCTTCTTGCGCGGACCTTGAAGCAGTCTCCCGCGTGGGTGCGGCATCACATCCTGGCATTGGAATCCGCGGACCTGATCGAGGTCAGCGAGATCCGCCGCACGGGCAAGGTAATGGAGAAGTATTATCGCGCCAAAGCGGATGCGCTCTTTTTACAGGAAGTCGTCCTGCCGAAGAGCAAAAAGCCGTCCGTGATTTTTTCGGGCAGTCACGACCTGGCATTGGAAGGCATCGCCGAACAACTGGCAAAACACTTGAACCTGCTCAGCCTGCCCGTCGGCTCGCTGGATGGGCTGGTCAATTTGCGGCAGGGATTGTGTCAATTTTCAGGCTCACACCTGCTGGATGAAAACGGCGAATACAACATTCCCTTCGTCAAACACCTCTTCCCCGACAGGGACGTGGAGATCATCACGCTCGCACACCGCACACAGGGATTGATCCTTGCGGCGGGAAATCCGAAAGGCATTAAAAGGATCGTGGACATCGCGCGCGCGAACGTCAGGTTCGTCAACCGCAATGCAGGCTCCGGTACGCGCATCTGGCTGGATGCCGAACTGCGGCGGCAAAAACTCCCAGTGGAGAAAATAACCGGGTACGAAAATCAGGTCAAAACACATAGCGAAGCGGCTCACGTCATCCAACAAGACAAGGCGGACGCGGCGCTCGGTCTGCTAGCCGCCGCGCGCCAGCACGGGCTGGATTTCATCCCGTTGTTCGAGGAACGCTACGACCTCGTCCTGCCGCGTAAAGAAGAGAAACAACTTAATCCCCTGCTCGATTTCATCCAAACGGCAGACTTCCGCGCCATGCTCAATTCGTTCGGCGGCTATAACCCATCTCACAGCGGGGAGCAGGTGACTGTCTGATCCGCGTTTTTTATTTTGCCCTTTCAATTAAGTATAAACTTAATAGAAAAAGTAAATCAAAAGGAGACCAATGAAACACCCAACCCATACCACCCTCTTGACTCTTTTGCTCGTTCTTGCATTGGCAGTGACGGCATGCGCCGCGCCTGCAACTGCTCCCGCCAACCCAACCCTGATCCTCGCCACGACCACGTCCACACAGGATTCGGGTCTGCTGGATGTACTTGTGCCGATGTTCCAGGAAGAGACCGGCTACAGTGTCCAGACCATTGCGGTTGGCACCGGAGCCGCGCTCAAGATGGGTGAGGAAGGCAATGCAGATGTCCTGCTTGCCCACGCTCCTGTCGCCGAGAAAGTGCTGGTCGACGCCGGAGTGGTCAAAGACCGTTTCCTCGTCATGCACAATGACTTCGTTATCGTTGGTCCTGCTTCCGACCCGGCAGGCATTAAGGGTATGAGCGTCCTGGATGCCTATAAAGCGATCGCTGAAACCCAATCGCCCTTTGTTACCCGCGGCGATGATTCCGGCACACACAAAGCCGAACTTGCCCTGTGGCAAAAAGCCGAACTCGACCCAACAGCCTTCTCTCCCGATGTCTACATCTCCAGCGGACAGGGTATGGGTCCCACCCTGACGATTGCATCCGAGCGCGAAGCCTACACCTTCACCGACCGCGGCACCTACCTGTCGCTCATGAGCGGACTCGACCTTGAAATCCTGGTCGAAGGCGACAGCGTCCTGCTGAATGTCTACCATGTTATGACCGTCGATCCTGCCATGTGGCCCAAGGTCAATTACGACGGCGCGCTGGCATTTGCGAATTTCATCGTGCGCGAGGATATCCAGAAGATCATCGGAGAATTCGGCGTGGACAAGTTCGGAATGCCGCTCTTCTTCCCGGATGCGGGCCGCGACCCGGCTGAACTCGGCTTGGACGATTAAAAGCGTGCCTGAAAACCAACCACCAAGGCTCAAAGCCACAAAAGCACAAAGTTTTTCCTCTTCGGGTCTTGGTGTCTTCGTGGCTTTGTGGTGAAGAATCCGACTTTTCGGACACTTTCCAACGCGCAACAAAAGAATGGGTTGACAGGTTTTGCAGTAAACTTGTCAACTCATTCTTCAACCACCCGCCCCATTTATGGACACTACATTCATCTCCGAAATACTCCAAATCACAACCCTCTCCCTGCAAATCTCCGGCACTGCCACCGGCATCAGCCTGTTGTTGGGCTTGCCGCTCGGCACCCTGCTGGCGCTGGGAAAATTCCCCGGGCGTTCCCTTTTGTTGAGCCTGATCAATACCGGCATGGGTCTGCCGCCGGTTGTCGTCGGTTTGTTTGTAGCGATGCTGCTTTGGCGCTCCGGTCTGCTCGGTGACCTGCGGCTCATCTACACACCCACCGCCATCGTTATTGCGCAGGTCATCATCGCCTTCCCCGTTGTGGCTGGGTTGACCGCCTCCGCCCTGCAAGCACTCGACCCGCGCCTGCAACTGCAACTGCGCGGACTGGGCGCATCCACCCCGCAAATGGTCTGGATGTTATGGCGCGAGGCGCGCATGCCCCTGCTCGCCGCGCTGATGGCTGGCTTTGGCGCGGTCATCTCGGAGGTTGGCGCGAGCATGATGGTCGGCGGCAACATCCGCTTCCAGACGCGCGTACTGACCACCGCCATCGTGCTCGAAACCGGCAAGGGTCAGTTCGACATGGCGATTGGGTTGAGCGTATTGCTCTTGACCATCACCTTCCTGATCAACTGGGCGCTGACGGTCATCCAGCAAAGAAACATAAGGAGGGGATGAAGGCAGAACGATGAATAATGAAATTATAAGCCTCAAGAATATTTCAGTCAGGCGCGGCGGGCGGGTGGTCCTGGAAGCGAATGAACTCAACGTCAAAAAAGGCGAGGTGCTGGCAGTGGTCGGACCGAACGGTTCAGGAAAAAGCACCCTGCTGTTGACGTTGGCGCGCCTGCTCAAGTCCGAGCGAGGCGAAATCTGGTTCAACGGCAAACCAGCGGCGGCCGAGTCCGCGCTCCGCTATCGGCGGCGAATCGGACTGGTCATGCAGGATCCGCTCCTGTTCGACATGTCCGTTCGTGAAAATGTCGCATCCGGCTTGAAATTTCGCGGAGGCGCCAAAAAAGAGCGCGAGCCGCGCATCGCGAAATGGCTGGAGACGTTGGGGATTTCACACCTGGCGGACCGGCGCGCCAGCGAACTTTCGGGCGGCGAAGGACAGCGCGTCAGCCTGGCGCGCGCGCTCGTGCTGGACCCCGAACTGCTCCTGCTCGACGAGCCGTTCTCCGCGCTCGATTCCCCCACCCGTGCGCGGCTGATCGACGACCTGGGGCGCATCCTGCCTGAAAACGGCGTGACCACGATCTTCATCACCCACGACCTGAACGAAGCGCGCAAACTGGGCAACCGCCTCGCAATTTTGCTGGACGGCAAACTCATGCAAACCGGCACGCCGCAGGACCTTGACAGCCAGCCGCTCGATCCCAACGTGGCGGCTTTCCTGGGAATTTAACGGCATACGCCGCGTTCTCACGCGGCGCAGCCTTAAGACCAACTCAGAGGGAGGAGAGAGTTTGGAAGAGCAACTTGCGATTGCTCAATTACACAGGGTCAAGGTCAGGGTTGGTTCCGCACAGAACGCAGGCCGCTTTTTCGATCATATTGCATTCGATCGCGTTGGAACAGCGGTGGGCGAGGATGCGCGGGGGCTGGTCAGGTAAATGTTCGGCGGGATACACAACTTCATTTTCCATTGCGATCTCGCGGCCGACATGTTCGCAGTACTTGATTTTTTCAACCTGCCAAATCTTTTCTGCCATCACAGCCTCCTAACTCCGATATGTCCAGTTTAAAAGAAAAACGCCCGTCGTGCCAGTGACAGGCGTCACAAAGTTGTATGACAAAACGCTTATTTTGGATATGATGAGTCCTTATTTTTTTGTAAGGATGTAAACACTGCCGGGCTTACCTTCGTGATTGTCACTAGTGAAATAGATTTCACCCGCTTCATCCTCGCCAAACGAAGTAATTCTCAGATTCGTTTCAAACAGGACCCGCGACTGCCACTGTCCATTGGAAAGAATCAACCCCCAGACAGTTCCAGAGCAATAATCACCGTAAAGATAGATTCCGTTCCATTCAGGCATTGCCGCGCCGCGATAGACATATCCGCCGGTGACCGAGCAGCCGAAGTCATGGCTGTATTCCGCAGCAGGCAACAGCAGGCCGGGCTGCGGCGAACCATCATAGCCGTAACTGCC of Anaerolineales bacterium contains these proteins:
- the metH gene encoding methionine synthase produces the protein MKRQYTNHRYLDALEKKVLVFDGAMGTSLQLQNLTAEHFGGEQYNGCNDYLVISYPEAVEKVHRSFLEVGVDVLETDTFRSNRLTLAEYKLQDRIIEINVAAASLARRLADEYGEKTGQPRFVAGSIGPSGKLPSTNDPELSNVKYDELIDAFREQAVGLIQGGVDLLLIETSQDILEVKAAITGIHQAFSETDVYLPIQAQVTLDTTGRMLLGTNINASLTILEGMGIDVIGLNCSTGPEHMREPIRFLGENSTLPVSCIPNAGLPLNVDGQAVYPLEPEPYANDMYEFVTKHNISVVGGCCGTTPAHLKLLVDKLNQIPAPKRPLQSAPQLASAMSAIAMRQDPPPTLLGERCNAQGSRKFKRLLLEEDYDGILDIAREQVAGGAHALDISVAVTERADEGEQMRKVIKKLQMGVDVPLVIDTTEVDVLEIALQTAPGRCLINSTHLESGREKADKIFGLAKKYNAAVICLTIDENGMAKTAQNKYEVAKRIYDIAVNDHGLKPEDLVFDTLTFTLATGDVEFVDSAKETIEGIRLIKQKLPGVMTSLGVSNLSFGLAPQARPPLNSVMLYYCVQAGLDMAIVNAAHVKPYAEIDTEERNLCEDLIFNRREDALQRFIEHFETVTVSNESTLVDPTEGMTPEQRLHWKILHRVKDGVEADIDEIINRGDFPTKHETAVHTLNNVLLPAMKEVGDKFGAGELILPFVLQSAETMKKTVSHLENYLEKVEGVTKGTVVIATVYGDVHDIGKNLVKTILANNGYTVIDLGKQVPAETIITESVKANATAIGLSALLVSTSKQMPLIVNEMQRRGHRIPILIGGAAINRRFGRRILFAEDGNAYEPGVFYCKDAFEGLDTMDQLIDPNRKPAMLEQLRKDADMEMNRASQTPDHRKTEGTRSNIVPAPIVLPPKLGQRIVKDMPLEMVLKHLNINELYRLSWGAKNTHGAEWDKMKKDFDTRLAKMTKAALKAGWLKPQAVYGYFACQADGNDLMIYEDAVNKKEIARFNFPRQPHDDHLALSDYYASVESGQMDVVALQVVTVGLEATEKFEKMQAANDYTEAYFTHGLAVQTAEATANYLHEHIRRELGLAEEQGKRYSWGYPAIPELEDHFKVFKLLPAVESELGMSLSTSGQLIPEQSTAAIIVHHKDAKYYSVGESRVEQLMK
- a CDS encoding nuclear transport factor 2 family protein, which codes for MREDILNIQQVIARFATSFDVKDWDGLQACLTESVFTDYSDLRGTPPETITAADYVRLRREALDALKLHHLASNYETHFPDSGSATCRASMVVWRQSEAEEFITHCVYNFQLIKLNGDWKISGITQKVLWSDGNSSIHKVAK
- a CDS encoding substrate-binding domain-containing protein, whose product is MKTVTPLHSFDKIKLLADSRRMDILRLLMASPATLTLLARTLKQSPAWVRHHILALESADLIEVSEIRRTGKVMEKYYRAKADALFLQEVVLPKSKKPSVIFSGSHDLALEGIAEQLAKHLNLLSLPVGSLDGLVNLRQGLCQFSGSHLLDENGEYNIPFVKHLFPDRDVEIITLAHRTQGLILAAGNPKGIKRIVDIARANVRFVNRNAGSGTRIWLDAELRRQKLPVEKITGYENQVKTHSEAAHVIQQDKADAALGLLAAARQHGLDFIPLFEERYDLVLPRKEEKQLNPLLDFIQTADFRAMLNSFGGYNPSHSGEQVTV
- a CDS encoding substrate-binding domain-containing protein, whose product is MKHPTHTTLLTLLLVLALAVTACAAPATAPANPTLILATTTSTQDSGLLDVLVPMFQEETGYSVQTIAVGTGAALKMGEEGNADVLLAHAPVAEKVLVDAGVVKDRFLVMHNDFVIVGPASDPAGIKGMSVLDAYKAIAETQSPFVTRGDDSGTHKAELALWQKAELDPTAFSPDVYISSGQGMGPTLTIASEREAYTFTDRGTYLSLMSGLDLEILVEGDSVLLNVYHVMTVDPAMWPKVNYDGALAFANFIVREDIQKIIGEFGVDKFGMPLFFPDAGRDPAELGLDD
- a CDS encoding ABC transporter permease → MDTTFISEILQITTLSLQISGTATGISLLLGLPLGTLLALGKFPGRSLLLSLINTGMGLPPVVVGLFVAMLLWRSGLLGDLRLIYTPTAIVIAQVIIAFPVVAGLTASALQALDPRLQLQLRGLGASTPQMVWMLWREARMPLLAALMAGFGAVISEVGASMMVGGNIRFQTRVLTTAIVLETGKGQFDMAIGLSVLLLTITFLINWALTVIQQRNIRRG
- a CDS encoding ABC transporter ATP-binding protein, whose protein sequence is MNNEIISLKNISVRRGGRVVLEANELNVKKGEVLAVVGPNGSGKSTLLLTLARLLKSERGEIWFNGKPAAAESALRYRRRIGLVMQDPLLFDMSVRENVASGLKFRGGAKKEREPRIAKWLETLGISHLADRRASELSGGEGQRVSLARALVLDPELLLLDEPFSALDSPTRARLIDDLGRILPENGVTTIFITHDLNEARKLGNRLAILLDGKLMQTGTPQDLDSQPLDPNVAAFLGI